One segment of Spiroplasma cantharicola DNA contains the following:
- a CDS encoding glycosyl hydrolase family 18 protein produces the protein MKKLLSILSTIAFTASTSSAVVSCNTKVDKVKDIDKIIKNKDLGKISNVSENILKNALKQNNPKVDTDKLALKDVDLFNGSATFVPKNKAIDYDGQAKVKFDFGNRKAESQYLWEAISNTWLGTINKNDPSEILKELKGVNPLIETDQLVVKGQNSWGATIEAKSDSTLYKGQTSVSYNVIEGGDTSAISLYSAVKTTWLGEIQAGSSEQETKQNILNQIKSKNSEVNINELEVKSITEWGAQVGAKAGSEVYKDECYISFTLNGNTGGSGPGTGVASSLYNEVKTTWLGNISDTNESTILQAVKLNNPNLDITKLTLKNTNDYNSILIPNEEGKTTYKDEVWLSYSVSENTKPVEKKELSQVISKTNFEKSKSSSIHLTDNNQLNEGKIKELISNSNGGLDLEQVEISNIKEVSTKGITEEYTNYSAVVKAKENSYSYKGTVNINFYTLVLITNPDELSGVIETTQLGEISDNTDAAIFNALAEKNKNKNLDFGNLKVESKSATSAIIKAIDNSKVYSGSVSVNFVVKEIEKPSEKKLLSEDLTTLKLGEIKDAKDSTILEAVYSKNSKVQKGEVEVKNITTTGATIKSKFNSEFYQDSQVTIEYSLKENGEKPKPSNDALLVGYWYEWGGANQHNEPVKLLNSEELLNSAYNVIDISFLYTWEPYAMPTFEPFNPGSKAEIQRGIKSLQAAGKKVILSMGGATGGEMRFREDQTDQLTATFIKYIDEYGFDGIDIDWEGAALGDRQSQHTTIAALKETKKIQNSKGKEFMITMAPELPYLKYNTEHGNQASYIPFLKGLDGLYDFINPQYYNGWAFGPFIDQEEKNYLGVNTSYISNDDAEYRGEFYYLVTKYLTTKYSAQNDFFEKIPTNKFVLGAATNEPAGRGAATRESIYKSYVLLENDNIYIRGLMTWAINYDAVADWMFEAWFKETWGNK, from the coding sequence ATGAAAAAATTATTATCAATTTTATCTACAATTGCATTTACTGCTTCAACATCATCAGCTGTTGTTAGTTGTAATACAAAAGTGGATAAAGTAAAGGACATTGATAAAATCATTAAAAACAAAGACTTAGGAAAAATTAGCAATGTAAGTGAAAACATTTTAAAAAATGCACTTAAGCAAAACAATCCTAAGGTAGACACAGATAAATTAGCATTAAAAGATGTTGATTTATTCAATGGAAGTGCTACTTTTGTTCCAAAAAACAAGGCTATTGATTATGATGGGCAAGCCAAAGTTAAATTTGATTTTGGTAATAGAAAAGCAGAATCTCAATATTTATGAGAAGCTATTAGCAATACTTGATTAGGAACAATCAATAAAAATGACCCATCAGAGATTTTAAAAGAATTAAAGGGAGTTAACCCATTAATTGAAACAGATCAATTAGTTGTAAAAGGACAAAACAGTTGAGGAGCAACAATTGAAGCTAAAAGCGATTCAACTCTTTATAAAGGACAAACTTCAGTTTCTTATAATGTAATTGAAGGTGGAGATACTTCAGCAATCTCTCTTTATTCTGCAGTTAAAACTACTTGATTAGGAGAAATTCAAGCGGGTTCTTCTGAACAAGAAACAAAACAAAATATATTAAATCAAATTAAATCAAAAAATAGTGAAGTTAATATTAATGAATTAGAAGTTAAATCAATTACTGAATGAGGAGCACAAGTTGGTGCTAAAGCAGGTTCAGAAGTTTATAAAGATGAATGTTATATAAGTTTTACTTTAAATGGAAATACAGGAGGTTCAGGTCCTGGTACTGGAGTAGCAAGTTCACTTTATAATGAAGTTAAAACTACTTGATTAGGAAATATTTCAGATACAAATGAATCAACAATTTTACAAGCTGTTAAATTAAATAATCCAAATTTAGATATTACTAAATTAACATTGAAAAATACTAATGATTATAACTCAATTTTAATTCCTAATGAAGAAGGTAAAACAACTTATAAAGATGAAGTTTGACTTTCATACAGTGTTTCAGAAAATACAAAACCTGTTGAAAAGAAAGAATTAAGTCAAGTTATTTCAAAAACAAACTTTGAAAAAAGTAAGAGTTCATCAATTCATTTAACAGATAATAACCAATTAAATGAAGGAAAAATAAAGGAATTAATTAGTAATTCAAATGGTGGATTGGATTTAGAACAAGTTGAAATTTCAAATATAAAAGAAGTTTCAACTAAAGGAATAACTGAAGAATATACAAACTATTCAGCAGTAGTTAAAGCAAAAGAAAATTCATATAGTTATAAAGGAACTGTTAACATTAATTTCTATACATTAGTTTTAATAACAAATCCTGATGAATTAAGCGGAGTTATTGAAACTACTCAATTAGGTGAAATTAGTGATAATACCGATGCAGCAATTTTTAATGCTTTAGCAGAAAAAAATAAAAATAAAAATTTAGATTTTGGTAATTTAAAAGTTGAAAGTAAATCAGCAACTAGTGCTATTATTAAAGCTATTGATAATAGTAAAGTTTATAGTGGTTCAGTTTCAGTTAATTTTGTAGTTAAAGAAATAGAAAAACCTTCAGAGAAAAAACTTTTATCTGAAGATCTAACAACTTTAAAATTAGGAGAAATTAAGGATGCTAAAGATTCAACTATCTTAGAAGCAGTTTATTCAAAAAATTCAAAAGTTCAAAAAGGTGAAGTTGAAGTTAAAAATATTACTACAACTGGAGCTACAATTAAATCAAAATTCAATTCTGAATTTTATCAAGATTCACAAGTTACAATAGAGTATAGTTTAAAAGAAAATGGTGAAAAACCAAAACCTTCTAATGATGCTCTTTTAGTAGGATATTGATATGAATGAGGAGGAGCTAATCAACATAATGAACCAGTGAAATTATTAAACAGTGAGGAATTATTAAACTCTGCATATAATGTAATTGATATCTCTTTCTTATACACATGAGAACCTTATGCAATGCCTACTTTTGAACCATTTAATCCAGGAAGTAAAGCTGAAATTCAAAGAGGAATTAAATCATTACAAGCTGCTGGTAAAAAAGTTATTTTATCAATGGGTGGTGCCACTGGTGGTGAGATGAGATTTAGAGAAGATCAAACTGATCAATTAACTGCTACATTTATTAAATATATTGATGAATATGGTTTTGATGGAATTGATATCGATTGAGAAGGTGCAGCACTTGGAGATAGACAAAGTCAACATACAACAATTGCAGCATTAAAAGAAACTAAAAAAATTCAAAACTCAAAAGGTAAAGAATTTATGATTACAATGGCTCCAGAATTACCATATTTAAAATACAATACAGAACATGGTAATCAAGCAAGTTATATTCCGTTCTTAAAAGGACTTGATGGTCTTTATGATTTTATAAATCCTCAATACTATAATGGTTGAGCATTTGGACCATTTATTGACCAAGAAGAAAAAAATTACTTAGGAGTTAATACTTCATACATTTCAAATGATGACGCTGAGTATAGAGGAGAATTCTACTACTTAGTAACAAAATACTTAACAACAAAATATAGTGCACAAAATGATTTCTTTGAAAAGATTCCAACAAACAAATTTGTTTTAGGAGCTGCAACTAATGAACCTGCAGGTAGAGGAGCAGCAACAAGAGAATCAATTTATAAATCATATGTTCTATTAGAAAATGACAATATTTATATTCGTGGATTAATGACATGAGCTATTAATTATGATGCAGTTGCAGACTGAATGTTTGAAGCTTGATTCAAGGAAACTTGAGGAAATAAATAG
- a CDS encoding glycosyl hydrolase family 18 protein, whose translation MKKLLYLIPSVFLISSTSTSVVSCGLFSKDKKDEIKELEDDIRITNLGEIENNQEVAIINKLKELNSQLKIDSIKLSNITETKALVSSNGDGVYKGNLEVSFSLEKDPIESIDKVLVGYYYEWGGPAQVKPSFEEMANTNYNVIDISFLYSPTPYTMPVFEPWNPSDMKQGIKLLQSKGKKVLISMGGATGSEMRFRSNQKNELKQTILNVVNEYGFDGLDIDWEGSCLADRESQQVTIDALKEIKDENPEFIITMAPEMTYLKNNTESSGGSYIPFLKQLDKYYNWINPQFYNGWAFGPYVEAEEKQRLNLSVDLITNDDVALRAEFYYLMTKYLTTKYSRLNDFYLIDPDRFVLGASTNEPAGRGAATEQSIKGSYKLLSEDGIYTKGLMTWAINYDAYEGMIESNGQQIYFKKWSFESWYNETHNKEKK comes from the coding sequence ATGAAAAAATTATTATATTTAATTCCTTCAGTTTTTCTAATTTCTTCAACTTCAACTTCAGTTGTTTCATGCGGTCTTTTTAGTAAAGATAAAAAAGATGAAATTAAAGAACTAGAAGATGATATTAGAATCACTAATTTGGGTGAGATTGAAAACAATCAAGAAGTAGCAATAATAAATAAATTAAAAGAACTTAATTCTCAATTAAAAATTGATTCGATTAAACTTTCTAATATTACAGAAACTAAAGCTTTAGTTTCGTCAAATGGGGATGGAGTTTATAAAGGAAATTTAGAAGTTAGTTTTTCATTAGAAAAGGATCCAATTGAATCAATTGATAAAGTTCTAGTGGGTTATTACTATGAATGGGGAGGTCCAGCTCAAGTAAAACCAAGCTTTGAAGAAATGGCTAATACTAATTACAATGTAATTGATATATCATTTTTATATTCACCAACACCTTATACTATGCCTGTTTTTGAACCTTGAAATCCAAGTGATATGAAACAAGGAATTAAATTATTGCAATCTAAAGGCAAAAAGGTGCTTATTTCAATGGGTGGAGCTACTGGAAGTGAAATGCGATTTAGAAGTAATCAAAAAAATGAATTAAAACAAACAATTCTAAACGTAGTAAATGAATATGGTTTTGATGGTCTTGATATTGACTGAGAGGGAAGTTGTCTTGCTGATAGAGAAAGTCAACAAGTTACAATTGATGCTTTAAAGGAAATTAAAGATGAAAATCCAGAATTTATAATAACAATGGCTCCAGAAATGACTTATTTAAAAAATAATACAGAGTCATCTGGTGGAAGTTATATTCCATTTCTTAAACAATTAGACAAATATTATAATTGAATTAACCCACAATTTTATAATGGATGAGCATTTGGACCATATGTTGAAGCTGAAGAAAAACAAAGATTGAATTTATCTGTGGATCTTATAACAAATGATGACGTTGCTCTTAGAGCTGAATTCTATTATTTAATGACAAAGTATTTAACAACAAAATATAGTAGATTAAATGACTTTTATTTAATTGATCCTGATAGATTTGTTTTAGGAGCTTCTACAAATGAACCAGCTGGTAGAGGAGCTGCTACTGAACAATCTATAAAAGGGTCGTATAAACTTCTTTCAGAAGATGGAATTTATACAAAAGGTCTTATGACTTGAGCCATAAATTATGATGCTTATGAAGGTATGATTGAAAGTAATGGTCAACAAATTTATTTTAAAAAATGAAGTTTTGAGTCATGATATAATGAAACTCATAATAAAGAAAAAAAATAA
- a CDS encoding lipoprotein, translating to MKKLLTLFSVTSLFVSTSNMVISCEKEKVINFVLPEQPQSEEDIVDALDYYIDEKAKVDEIINSELVACSNCNENQKNQILLNSGEARQWSVVYETFIKAYKSYKMLIFDCEELESKTSQIKYKRESTNSFDEYIKKSQDYNNLSKNTKKFMKEIQQWAREGLEEIE from the coding sequence ATGAAAAAACTGTTAACTTTATTTTCAGTAACTAGTTTATTTGTTTCAACATCAAATATGGTAATTTCATGTGAAAAAGAAAAGGTAATTAATTTTGTATTACCTGAACAGCCACAATCAGAAGAAGATATAGTTGATGCTTTAGATTATTACATTGATGAAAAAGCAAAAGTAGATGAAATAATTAATAGTGAACTTGTAGCCTGTTCTAATTGTAATGAAAATCAAAAAAATCAAATTTTATTAAACAGTGGTGAAGCTAGACAATGAAGTGTTGTTTATGAAACTTTTATTAAGGCATATAAAAGCTATAAAATGTTAATATTTGATTGTGAAGAGTTAGAATCAAAAACTTCACAAATAAAATATAAAAGAGAATCTACTAATAGTTTTGATGAATATATTAAAAAAAGTCAAGATTATAACAATTTAAGTAAAAATACAAAAAAATTTATGAAAGAAATTCAACAGTGAGCAAGAGAAGGTCTTGAAGAAATTGAATAG
- a CDS encoding M3 family metallopeptidase, whose translation MKRIDAHNKYKWDLISLYKNDNDFLVDLELYIEKNRELLKYKNKLNNKIDFLNFLRESILVDQSISKINHFLKHLYIEQNNSRLLNLESIFNNKLQEFDGKFSWVSEEIKNVGKRKILKWLSEDNQLVHYSESYKDFFKNIRYLLPQRHRELISKVSNSSSIIYEMYEVMRFKDNEEKKLIYNNKEYIINQKFISDILTYSDPVNDQQLRIQASLKFKEELKYKQHTYAKLYESIVKEEIESAKLVGMKSFKNNFFERDDFSITNFLNLINFTSKNSRAYYKYYEIIKRYLNLEKFYGTDSSLELFKLERKNYSIEEAQEIIKNSLKPMGEKYISNLEYCLSNNRVDYYEDKNKSTGAFTIGSYTYDSLISLNYTNDIDSISTLTHELGHAVHNLFAKQSQPRPLNSFSNMIAEVASTFNEHLLFDYLLEKEKDEKRKLILIQNRIEFIFSNFFSAIADAEFEYQCYKLSEKGEVLTLGKISEILRKANKKVLGNSVFDKYDNEVGKYSWIAISHIFEQPFYIYKYAVSIAVSFKLYSDFKRTGDETQIINFLKDGGSLKVTELFKKYNFDCKNQESYKDLILEVEKLVDTFESILNKK comes from the coding sequence ATGAAGAGAATAGATGCGCATAATAAATATAAATGAGATTTAATTTCTCTATATAAAAACGACAACGATTTTTTAGTAGATTTAGAATTATATATTGAAAAAAATAGAGAACTTTTAAAATACAAAAATAAATTAAATAATAAAATTGATTTTTTAAATTTTTTAAGAGAATCAATTTTGGTAGATCAAAGTATTTCTAAAATTAATCATTTTCTAAAGCATTTATACATTGAACAAAATAATTCAAGACTATTAAATCTGGAATCAATTTTTAATAATAAATTGCAAGAGTTTGATGGTAAATTTTCATGAGTTAGTGAGGAAATAAAAAATGTTGGAAAAAGAAAAATATTAAAATGATTATCAGAGGACAATCAGCTTGTTCATTATTCAGAAAGCTATAAAGATTTTTTTAAAAATATAAGATATCTTTTACCACAAAGACATAGAGAATTAATTTCAAAAGTATCAAATTCTAGTTCAATTATCTATGAAATGTATGAAGTGATGAGATTTAAAGATAATGAAGAAAAGAAACTAATTTATAATAATAAGGAATATATTATAAATCAAAAATTTATCTCAGATATTTTGACTTATTCAGATCCTGTTAATGACCAACAATTAAGAATTCAAGCAAGTTTAAAATTTAAAGAAGAACTCAAATATAAGCAACATACTTATGCAAAATTGTATGAGTCTATTGTAAAAGAAGAAATTGAATCTGCAAAACTTGTAGGTATGAAAAGCTTTAAAAATAATTTTTTTGAAAGAGATGATTTTTCAATTACAAATTTTTTAAATTTAATAAATTTTACTTCTAAAAATTCTAGAGCTTATTATAAATATTATGAAATTATTAAAAGATACTTAAATTTAGAAAAATTTTATGGTACTGATTCAAGTTTAGAACTTTTTAAATTGGAAAGAAAAAATTATAGTATTGAAGAGGCACAAGAAATAATTAAAAACTCTTTAAAACCAATGGGTGAAAAATACATTTCAAATTTAGAATATTGTTTATCAAATAATAGAGTAGATTATTATGAAGATAAAAACAAATCAACAGGAGCCTTTACTATTGGTAGTTATACTTATGATTCATTGATTTCTTTAAATTATACAAATGATATAGATTCAATTTCAACATTAACACACGAATTAGGTCATGCAGTTCATAACTTATTTGCTAAGCAAAGTCAACCAAGGCCTTTAAATAGTTTTTCAAATATGATTGCAGAAGTTGCTTCAACTTTTAATGAGCATTTATTATTTGATTATTTATTAGAAAAAGAAAAAGATGAAAAAAGAAAATTAATTCTTATTCAAAATAGAATTGAATTTATTTTTTCTAATTTCTTTTCAGCTATTGCAGATGCAGAATTTGAATATCAGTGCTATAAATTAAGTGAAAAAGGAGAAGTTCTTACTTTAGGAAAAATATCTGAGATATTAAGAAAGGCAAATAAAAAAGTATTGGGTAATTCTGTTTTTGATAAGTATGATAATGAAGTTGGTAAATATAGTTGAATTGCAATATCTCATATTTTTGAGCAACCTTTTTATATTTATAAATATGCTGTATCCATTGCTGTTTCGTTCAAACTTTATTCTGATTTCAAAAGGACAGGAGATGAAACTCAAATAATTAATTTTCTAAAAGATGGGGGAAGTTTGAAAGTTACAGAGTTATTTAAAAAGTATAATTTTGATTGTAAAAACCAAGAGTCCTACAAAGATTTAATATTAGAAGTTGAAAAGTTAGTTGATACTTTTGAATCAATTTTAAATAAAAAATAA